Proteins from a single region of Juglans microcarpa x Juglans regia isolate MS1-56 chromosome 5S, Jm3101_v1.0, whole genome shotgun sequence:
- the LOC121266906 gene encoding sodium/calcium exchanger NCL2-like, with protein MHNVGYGVSTDVETYHTARIMMVSMIPFLILQLAKILNSTSGARIVVLVSLIVTLVLLLVYCTYQVFQPWIQNRRYAYLTCTYVQINLLPSLLTAGGRPNLTAIRELFQKIDKNRDNYISVKELRALILGIQIEVGRSNEDEFEAKVMQELDVSSDDRINETEFVKGISKWLVLSRHPADEQDHDRPRFFNTSSKQSRSEQQSLLTQKKEISTTTQKTWFNYVKAALLLLVGTAISVLLGQPLMQTLQEFSSNVNIPSFMVTYVVVPLALNIRQALATITSAREKTEKAISLTFSEIYNGVFMNNMMGLVIFLALVYIRDLSWDVSAEILVVLLICTAMGLFTSFRTKFPFWTSILAFLLYPLSLLIIYVLTEVVGWS; from the exons ATGCATAATGTAGGCTATGGTGTTAGCACTGATGTTGAGACCTACCACACTGCAAGAATAATGATGGTCTCTATGATCCCATTTCTCATTCTTCAACTGGCGAAAATTCTCAATTCAACTTCAGGGGCAAGAATCGTAGTCTTAGTTTCACTCATTGTTACTCTTGTTTTGCTCTTAGTGTACTGTACCTATCAG GTATTCCAGCCATGGATTCAGAATAGAAGATATGCATATCTGACATGCACGTATGTTCAGATAAACCTACTACCAAGTCTTCTCACTGCTGGAGGCAGACCTAATTTAACAGCTATAAGAGA GCTTTTTCAGAAAATTGACAAGAATAGAGATAACTATATTTCCGTCAAGGAACTGAGAGCATTAATCTTGGGAATACAAATAGAAGTAGGCCGTTCGAATGAGGACGAATTTGAAGCAAAGGTGATGCAGGAGTTGGACGTCTCTAGTGATGATCGTATCAATGAGACTGAATTCGTCAAAGGAATCTCAAAATGGCTTGTTCTGTCTCGTCACCCTGCTGACGAACAAGACCATGACAGGCCCAGGTTTTTTAACACAAGTTCGAAG CAATCGAGATCAGAGCAGCAGAGCCTATTGACCCAGAAAAAGGAGATCAGTACGACAACTCAAAAGACTTGGTTTAATTACGTTAAGGCAGCTCTTCTATTGCTTGTAGGAACTGCTATCTCGGTTCTGCTTGGACAGCCACTTATGCAAACTCTCCAGGAGTTCTCTAGTAATGTGAACATCCCCTCATTCATGGTGACATATGTTGTGGTGCCACTGGCTTTGAACATCAGACAGGCACTCGCAACAATTACCTCTGCCAGAGAGAAGACGGAGAAAGCTATATCCTTAACCTTTTCTGAG ATTTACAATGGAGTATTCATGAACAACATGATGGGATTGGTCATCTTCCTGGCTCTTGTTTACATACGAGATTTGTCGTGGGATGTCTCAGCTGAAATTCTGGTTGTTCTACTCATATGCACAGCGATGGGTCTCTTTACCAGCTTCCGCACCAAATTTCCATTTTGGACAAGTATTCTAGCATTTCTTCTCTACCCCTTGTCTCTGTTGATTATTTATGTTCTTACTGAGGTTGTTGGTTGGTCCTAA
- the LOC121267996 gene encoding sodium/calcium exchanger NCL2-like, translating into MSRVSLIILLGLLIISHSGNSHSFREKSKLVSDGIDKTSQNSAVLESDVTATTVTCEPIYGFLPCATSVWGQLFMIIIYELLLSLAGNYVSSGSELFFQLFGTGIFGASLFQILGTIPQVGLVLAIGVTGSTSTIETIATMGMSLLAGSTIMLLTLIWASVFAFGSYDLSQPSTNSSDEENVKPFSLTGFLLPLRL; encoded by the exons ATGTCAAGAGTCTCTCTTATCATTCTCTTAGGTCTTCTAATTATAAGCCATTCAGGAAATAGCCATTCATTCAGAGAGAAATCCAAACTTGTATCTGATGGCATAGACAAAACAAGCCAGAATTCTGCAGTCCTTGAAAGCGATGTCACAGCAACAACAGTGACATGCGAGCCCATCTATGGATTCTTGCCTTGCGCAACATCGGTTTGGGGTCAGCTCTTCATGATCATTATATACGAGTTATTGCTGTCCCTTGCAGGGAATTATGTTTCCAGTGGCTCTGAACTTTTCTTCCAACTGTTTGGAACTGGAATCTTTGGTGCTAGCCTGTTCCAAATTCTTGGCACAATCCCCCAAGTGGGTTTGGTGCTCG CCATTGGAGTGACAGGAAGTACAAGTACAATTGAAACGATAGCAACAATGGGAATGAGCTTACTAGCAGGATCAACTATCATGCTTCTTACTTTGATCTGGGCCTCTGTTTTTGCTTTCGGCAGCTATGATCTTTCACAGCCTTCAACTAATTCATCGGATGAGGAAAACGTGAAACCATTCAGTTTAACTGGTTTTCTCTTACCCTTGCGTCTTTGA
- the LOC121268505 gene encoding protein IQ-DOMAIN 1-like, which produces MGSGDWFKTIVSLKKPKDGRSKRTKGSSTSEKSNAFKSKNHPRKLSSVFANGATIRNHGSLGMPVEDVAATRIQAAFRAYMARKKLRRLKGTVRLQSLTRDYSVKRQATTTLTHLHSWSKIQSQIRARRLCMVTEGRLRQKKLENQLKLEAKLHDLEVEWCGGSETMEEIIARIHQREDAAVKRERTMAYAFSHQWRANSGQNHGLGSYELSKTNWGWSWLERWIAAHPWESRVPSKTITPKKFQSRQSSKVGGNLNPLTPKKDVSVKPPLANGKGTTKARRLSYPTAEKPAALQGGIKTEESDNKKEQSVA; this is translated from the exons ATGGGTTCGGGAGATTGGTTTAAGACGATTGTCAGCCTAAAGAAACCTAAAGATGGCAGGTCAAAACGAACGAAG GGCTCCTCAACTTCTGAAAAATCTAATGCCTTCAAATCAAAGAATCATCCACGGAAACTGTCTTCTGTGTTTGCCAATGGGGCTACCATTAGAAATCATGGGTCTCTTGGCATGCCAGTTGAGGATGTTGCTGCAACACGGATTCAGGCTGCATTTAGAGCTTACATG GCTAGGAAAAAATTACGTCGTTTGAAAGGGACAGTGAGACTACAGAGCCTGACTCGAGACTATTCTGTCAAGAGGCAAGCTACAACAACATTGACCCATCTTCACTCATGGAGCAAAATACAGTCTCAGATAAGAGCTCGTAGACTCTGTATGGTGACAGAAGGTCGACTTAGACAGAAAAAACTAGAGAATCAACTAAAACTTGAGGCAAAGCTTCATGACCTAGAG GTGGAATGGTGTGGTGGCTCTGAAACCATGGAGGAAATTATTGCAAGGATACATCAGAGAGAAGACGCAGCAGTTAAGCGGGAGCGCACCATGGCATATGCCTTTTCTCATCAG TGGAGGGCCAACTCCGGTCAGAATCATGGGCTGGGGAGTTACGAACTTAGTAAAACTAATTGGGGTTGGAGCTGGTTGGAACGCTGGATTGCTGCTCACCCATGGGAAAGCCGTGTCCCTTCCAAGACTATTACCCCAAAGAAATTCCAGAGTAGGCAGTCCAGCAAAGTTGGTGGAAATCTAAATCCATTGACACCAAAAAAAGATGTTTCAGTCAAACCTCCTTTGGCCAATGGTAAGGGAACTACAAAGGCCCGTAGATTGTCTTACCCTACTGCTGAAAAACCAGCTGCACTTCAAGGAGGCATTAAAACTGAGGAGTCAGACAATAAGAAAGAACAGTCGGTGGCTTAG